A stretch of the Vicia villosa cultivar HV-30 ecotype Madison, WI unplaced genomic scaffold, Vvil1.0 ctg.000799F_1_1, whole genome shotgun sequence genome encodes the following:
- the LOC131631267 gene encoding mitochondrial import receptor subunit TOM6 homolog, which yields MFPGFMRKPDKTAALKELKTHVAMFGTWVVVVRLTPYILHFLNRESDELKLEL from the coding sequence ATGTTTCCCGGATTCATGCGAAAGCCGGACAAGACTGCGGCATTGAAGGAGCTCAAAACTCACGTCGCCATGTTCGGAACATGGGTCGTCGTTGTTCGTCTCACCCCTTACATTCTTCACTTCCTCAATCGCGAAAGCGACGAACTCAAGCTCGAGCTTTAG